The following coding sequences lie in one Anoplolepis gracilipes chromosome 4, ASM4749672v1, whole genome shotgun sequence genomic window:
- the LOC140665144 gene encoding UBX domain-containing protein 7 — MERELIVKFIEVTGESETTAQQYLALADGNVEMAISLMFEGGRPPETENSNPEPPVRAPILPTQEVLVPSEPMCSFPRLSNVFDRFRDFAVETQRQEEEMTHRVTGMKHISQKKSKRLEDLFRPPSNILFLGSFMEARDHAKTLNRWLLVNVQNPQEFSCQVLNRDVWPNQQIQEIVKDHFVLWQVLCSASDGRRYVDFYNVVTYPYLAIVDPRTGECMRTYNNITVDSLISDLNDMLSTHASPESASQVTSNSKDWNNFPTTPPKRNILTDQIKNDCGPSSKTSRLLSEKIINSESENVTSDNITSSSIPSSSNTAFNKRRKLNECEAKDKQLNNEKLKSDTVKVETSDEPFLRLCLRLPNGTKETISMCATDTIEHFLIKMEDMGFPSTEHTFLVPFPKTNVGALSSNTRLLDTILFPTNTVFITKIQ; from the exons ATGGAGCGTGAAttaattgtgaaatttatCGAAGTAACGG GCGAGAGTGAGACGACGGCACAACAATATCTAGCATTGGCCGATGGAAACGTCGAGATGGCGATTAGTCTTATGTTCGAGGGTGGTAGACCACCGGAGACCGAGAATTCAAATCCTGAGCCGCCAGTAAGAGCTCCTATATTACCCACGCAAGAGGTACTGGTGCCGTCAGAGCCAATGTGTTCATTTCCACGATTGTCAAATGTGTTCGATAGATTCAGAGACTTTGCAGTAGAAACCC AGCGACAAGAGGAGGAAATGACTCATAGAGTAACAGGCATGAAACACATTTCTCAAAAGAAATCAAAACGATTAGAAGATTTATTCCGACCGCCAAgcaatattctctttttggGCTCTTTCATGGAGGCACGAGACCATGCAAAAACTCTGAATCGTTGGTTGCTCGTCAATGTTCAAAATCCACAAGAGTTTAGTTGTCAAGTTCTTAATAGAGATGTATGGCCTAATCAACAAATTCAAGAGATTGTGAAAGATCATTTTGTTTTGTGGCAA GTTTTGTGCAGCGCATCGGATGGAAGACGTTACgtagatttttataatgtagTGACGTATCCATATCTCGCAATTGTAGATCCTAGAACAGGAGAATGTATGAGAACTTACAATAACATTACTGTGGATAGTCTGATCTCTGATTTGAATGATATGTTAAGCACACATGCATCTCCAGAAAGTGCTTCACAAGTTACATCAAATTCTAAAGATTGGAATAATTTTCCTACAACGCCTCCAAAACGGAATATTCTAActgatcaaataaaaaat gATTGTGGTCCCAGTAGCAAAACTTCTAGGCTTTTAtcggaaaaaataataaattcag AAAGTGAAAATGTTACATCAGATAACATTACAAGTTCAAGTATTCCAAGTAGCAGTAACACTGCctttaataaaagaagaaagctGAATGAATGTGAGGCTAAAGATAAACAACtaaacaatgaaaaattaaaatctgataCAGTTAAGGTTGAAACAA GTGATGAACCCTTTTTACGGCTCTGCTTACGACTGCCAAATGGTACAAAGGAAACAATATCAATGTGTGCAACAGATACTATAGAA CACTTCTTGATTAAAATGGAGGATATGGGATTTCCATCAACAGAACATACTTTTTTAGTGCCATTCCCGAAAACAAACGTTGGTGCATTGTCTTCAAATACACGTCTAttagatacaattttatttccaacAAACACAgtatttataacaaagataCAGTAA
- the Jwa gene encoding PRA1 family protein 3 yields the protein MDKTKLVSNDLELPPLRSLDDFLLESARFQLPNLKDLEKWGNRVVNNLLYYQTNYLFMSVIIFLIVGLLHPVKMLVGMLAMMAILGIFAYVSMKGSVIHNFKRQYPAVGVLFIIFAGCFITYTLGSLIVFLLGILLPFCVTFMHASLRLRNIKNKIVNKIEGIGLKRTPMGVVLGHLEDVTGMTLRAQTSLIQPPH from the exons ATGGACAAGACGAAGCTGGTCAGTAACGATTTGGAGCTGCCGCCTCTGCGAAGCTTAGACGACTTCCTGTTGGAGTCCGCACGTTTTCAGCTACCAAATCTCAAAGACTTGGAGAAATGGGGCAACCGAGTGGTCAACAATCTTCTATATTATCAGACCAATTACCTGTTCATGTCTGTCATTATCTTCCTTATCGTTGG ATTACTTCATCCTGTTAAAATGCTAGTCGGTATGCTAGCAATGATGGCAATTTTGGGTATATTTGCTTATGTATCAATGAAAGGAAGtgtgatacataattttaaaaggcAATATCCAGCTGTTGGagtattgtttataatatttgctggatgttttataacatatactcTGGGGTCTCTAATAGTTTTCCTGCTGGGTATTTTGTTACCTTTCTGTG TGACCTTCATGCATGCCTCACTGAGAttaagaaatatcaaaaacaAGATTGTCAACAAAATTGAAGGCATCGGCTTGAAACGCACACCAATGGGTGTAGTTCTGGGACATCTCG AAGATGTGACTGGTATGACCCTGCGTGCGCAGACATCACTCATACAACCGCCTCATTAA